The following are from one region of the Leishmania mexicana MHOM/GT/2001/U1103 complete genome, chromosome 10 genome:
- a CDS encoding putative pteridine transporter ft5 translates to MAEFDRSAGREKGGGDSVAEVGSLCSGVPGPMVSGEQKPPITQGSHRTKADGTIVHPQAESLFAACPWVRLVPVVGYAVEGYGPKLIASVCLTYVLCKGAADQIIGLSRQPMLMKRYGLDATRYQRLAAVWGAGWSVKAFIAALTDTFAFMGYTKRWYTLLSCVMGAGFSLGYALLPAQPSSGAPAAAFIFLTTLSKSSVDILSEGHYSRLMRRNPRPGPTLVSCVWVSIFAGSTIASTIQGPLSGSGRVHVGVMISAALQFVAGIIFVFNWYGEKTNREERLQDLRDAKAALAKACAKTRRGSPHVDLKTVTTDEELRLEGQNPSSPLQTLGTHAHQLQQNFLVVNDDMLGLSTCDEVKGIHERNRVSALGGDVVAARESDDDEAVEENLRIPSCLFGLFEINTEVVRHNWRVVLYSAVMTCSVVALVCVTILGTTWELMYMSIAISLVCCAFAFFTLPLVIAKAQVFFFLNSLLYLQLPGALDSFYLANASCVPGGPHFSYVFYNTISAVLSNIGGIVGAVLFANIFSTMNYQVTMCITVSLMAVASIFDIIIVERWNVYIGIPDHAMYICGDAIVYNVCNMLTTMPCTILMSRLCPRGSESMVYALMSGLFNFGQTMSTAIGALLMETRWPLDTNSVPCDFSNVRWLLVTGHMCSPLLIVPLSFLLLPRLRICDDIDVNGHAIHAPLRAEFIREGQQAQRISAAKDCLDTNANARDAHLTGARASDSHQLTDAEGAVQRVVK, encoded by the coding sequence ATGGCCGAATTCGACCGGAGCGCCGGCCGCGAGAAGGGAGGCGGTGACagcgtggcggaggtgggCTCACTCTGCTCGGGCGTGCCTGGGCCGATGGTTTCTGGCGAGCAGAAGCCGCCGATCACGCAGGGCAGCCACCGTACCAAAGCTGACGGGACGATCGTCCACCCGCAGGCGGAATCGCTGTTCGCCGCGTGCCCGTGGGTGCGTCTGGTTCCCGTAGTTGGCTACGCCGTGGAGGGCTACGGACCAAAACTGATTGCCTCGGTATGCCTCACCTACGTCCTCTGTAAAGGAGCGGCGGACCAGATAATCGGCCTCTCACGCCAGCCAATGCTCATGAAGCGCTACGGCCTCGACGCCACGCGGTACCAACGCCTTGCCGCCGTCTGGGGAGCAGGATGGTCTGTGAAGGCCTTCATCGCGGCACTCACGGACACGTTTGCGTTCATGGGGTACACGAAGCGGTGGTACACGCTACTCTCGTGCGTTATGGGTGCTGGCTTCAGCCTGGGCTATGCACTGCTGCCTGCGCAGCCCTCGTCCggcgcccccgccgccgcgtttATCTTCCTCACCACCCTTAGCAAGTCGAGCGTGGATATCCTGTCGGAGGGCCACTACAGCCGCCTGATGCGCCGTAACCCACGTCCGGGACCGACGCTCGTgagctgtgtgtgggtgtccaTCTTTGCAGGGTCCACGATCGCGTCCACGATTCAGGGCCCGCTGTCGGGGAGTGGCAGGGTGCACGTGGGCGTGATGATCTCGGCTGCCCTGCAGTTTGTGGCGGGCATTATTTTCGTGTTCAACTGGTACGGTGAAAAGACAAACcgggaggagcggctgcaggacCTGCGTGACGCCAAGGCTGCGCTTGCGAAGGCCTGTGCAAAGACCCGGCGGGGCTCGCCCCACGTGGATCTAAAGACAGTTACCACTGACGAGGAGCTCCGCCTGGAGGGGCAGAATCCATCGTCGCCTCTCCAGACCCtgggcacgcacgcgcatcaGCTCCAACAAAACTTCCTGGTTGTCAACGACGATATGCTTGGCCTCTCGACCTGCGATGAGGTCAAAGGCATTCACGAGCGGAACCGTGTTTCCGCACTCGGTGGcgacgtggtggcggcaaGGGAGAGCGATGATgacgaggcggtggaggagaacTTGCGCATCCCTTCATGTCTGTTTGGTCTCTTCGAGATCAACAccgaggtggtgcggcacAACTGGCGCGTCGTGCTCTACAGCGCGGTAATGACTTGCAGCGTCGTGGCGCTGGTGTGCGTGACAATCCTCGGCACAACATGGGAGCTGATGTATATGAGCATCGCCATCTCCCTTGTGTGCTGCGCCTTCGCCTTTTTCACTCTTCCGCTGGTCATCGCCAAGGCACAGGTTTTCTTCTTCCTGAACTCGTTGCTGTACCTGCAACTCCCTGGTGCACTGGACAGCTTCTACCTCGCGAACGCTTCCTGCGTGCCTGGCGGTCCGCACTTCTCCTACGTCTTCTACAACACCATCAGCGCCGTCCTCTCGAACATCGGTGGTATTGTTGGCGCCGTCCTCTTCGCCAACATCTTTTCAACGATGAACTACCAGGTCACCATGTGCATCACGGTCTCTCTCATGGCGGTGGCAAGCATCTTCGACATCATTATCGTGGAGCGCTGGAACGTCTACATTGGCATCCCGGACCACGCCATGTACATTTGCGGTGATGCGATCGTGTACAATGTTTGCAACATGCTAACCACCATGCCGTGCACGATCTTGATGTCGCGCCTGTGCCCTCGTGGCTCGGAGAGCATGGTCTACGCACTGATGTCTGGCCTATTCAACTTTGGCCAGACCATGTCCACGGCTatcggcgcgctgctgatggAGACGCGCTGGCCGTTGGATACAAACTCGGTTCCGTGCGACTTTAGCAATGTGCGCTGGCTCCTGGTCACCGGGCATATGTGCTCCCCGCTGCTCATTGTGCCGCTGTCGTTCCTTCTGCTGCCTCGCCTCCGCATCTGCGACGACATCGACGTGAACGGTCACGCGATTCACGCGCCGCTGAGGGCGGAGTTCATcagggaggggcagcaggcgcagcgcatctCAGCAGCCAAGGACTGCTTGGACACCAACGCCAATGCACGGGATGCTCACCTGACGGGCGCCCGGGCCTCAGACTCCCATCAGCTTACCGATGCCGAGGGTGCTGTACAGAGGGTCGTGAAGTGA
- a CDS encoding putative pteridine transporter ft6, producing MFARCPLMRRVPMLGEAVEGYGFKVIVALGATNLLCRGVADRILTGQTYAMMIDRYGIDVARYQRLSSISTMGWSIKAFTAMLCDGFAFLGYTKRWYMFISCVGGAAFALIYGLLPAKEASANVAAAFIFLSTWGKANVDILSEGHYSRLMRQNPKPGPALVSWIWFWIMVGAIIATVMNGPLADAGKPQISIFVSAALQAITCVFYLFNWYGEKKNRVLRSEDALFILEETRKERERFRRPAHDEPVIGLPQDGGATKGKKSPQRSHSDEDVEAVAVDEVHRDDVHVPHELVQLPYEDGGDADAVADAEAGIYYGKPPVPCLFGLFEMNTEVILENWKIFVYSVVMTCAVIAMLCANILADTLGLLVACFVVSTICCCSSFWALPLVIAKANVFGYLQQAVYINIASPLMTFYLNSYNCEENFPNFSYSFYNTVAGVIGNFAGLAGVSAFNYIFSKRSYRLTFCVTTFAQVLGGMTDIVIVKRWNLYIGIPDHAMYIWGAAVVSEVCYMLGYMPMVVLLSRLCPRGSESVVYALMAGFSSLGRSTSASLGAIIMEYGLPVFKMREDGYRCGVENLAWLLFVCNVCSPPLVLPLTLLLPKARICDAIDVDGKALRKKVDAEMVAGEAGALPSSPTSAENTNATKAQDDEAKREAV from the coding sequence ATGTTCGCCAGGTGCCCGCTGATGCGACGGGTGCCAATGCTTGGTGAGGCTGTCGAGGGCTACGGGTTCAAGGTCATCGTCGCGCTCGGTGCTACCAACCTGCTCTGCAGGGGCGTCGCGGATCGCATCCTGACGGGTCAGACGTACGCCATGATGATTGATCGCTACGGCATCGACGTGGCCCGCTACCAGCGCCTGTCCTCGATTTCGACCATGGGCTGGTCCATCAAGGCCTTCACCGCCATGCTCTGCGACGGCTTCGCCTTCCTCGGCTACACGAAGCGCTGGTACATGTTCATCtcctgcgtcggcggcgctgctttcGCGCTGATCTACGGCCTTCTTCCGGCGAAGGAGGCGTCGGCTAACGTGGCAGCGGCCTTCATCTTCCTGTCGACCTGGGGCAAGGCCAACGTGGATATCCTGTCGGAGGGCCACTACAGTCGCCTGATGCGCCAGAACCCAAAGCCTGGCCCGGCGCTGGTGAGCTGGATCTGGTTCTGGATCATGGTTGGAGCCATCATCGCGACTGTGATGAACGGCCCGCTCGCGGATGCCGGGAAGCCGCAGATCAGCATCTTCGTgtccgccgcgctgcaggccATCACCTGTGTCTTCTACCTGTTCAACTGGTACGGGGAGAAGAAGAATCGCGTGCTGCGCTCCGAGGACGCGCTGTTCATTCTGGAGGAGACGCGCAAGGAGCGTGAGCGCTTCAGGCGTCCGGCGCACGATGAACCGGTCATCGGGCTGCCGCAGGATGGTGGTGCGAcaaaggggaagaagagccCGCAGCGCTCGCACTCGGATGAGGACgtagaggcggtggcagtcGATGAAGTCCACAGAGACGATGTGCACGTCCCACAcgagctggtgcagctgccttacgaagacggcggtgatgcggaTGCGGTTGCCGACGCGGAAGCGGGGATCTACTACGGCaagccgccggtgccgtgtCTGTTCGGGCTGTTCGAAATGAACACGGAGGTGATCTTAGAGAATTGGAAGATCTTCGTGTACAGCGTTGTCATGACCTGTGCTGTGATCGCGATGCTGTGCGCCAACATCCTGGCCGACACGCTGGGCCTCCTGGTTGCGTGCTTCGTTGTGTCGaccatctgctgctgctcctcgttCTGGGCCCTGCCGCTGGTGATTGCGAAGGCCAACGTCTTCGGCTACCTCCAGCAGGCGGTGTACATCAACATCGCTAGCCCCCTCATGACCTTCTACCTGAACTCATACAACTGTGAGGAGAACTTCCCGAACTTTAGCTACAGTTTTTACAACACCGTCGCTGGTGTCATCGGCAACTTTGCAGGGCTGGCCGGCGTCTCCGCGTTCAACTACATCTTTTCGAAGCGCAGCTACCGCCTCACGTTCTGCGTGACCACGTTTGCGCAGGTTCTGGGCGGAATGACGGATATCGTCATTGTGAAGCGCTGGAACCTGTACATTGGCATCCCGGACCACGCCATGTACATCTGGGGTGCGGCTGTAGTGAGCGAGGTGTGCTACATGCTTGGCTACATGCCGATGGTTGTGCTGCTGTCTCGCCTGTGCCCTCGTGGCTCGGAGAGCGTGGTGTATGCGCTGATGGCCGGCTTCTCGAGCCTGGGACGCTCGACTTCCGCGTCCCTCGGTGCGATCATCATGGAGTACGGCCTGCCTGTGTTCAAGATGCGGGAGGATGGCTACCGTTGCGGTGTGGAGAATCTTGCATGGCTGCTGTTTGTGTGCAATGTGTGCTCGCCTCCGctcgtgctgccgctgacgctgctgcttccgAAGGCGCGCATCTGCGACGCTATCGACGTGGACGGCAAGGCGTTGCGCAAGAAAGTAGACGCGGAAATGGTGGCGGGCGAAGCAGGTgcgttgccgtcgtcgcccaCGTCGGCTGAGAATACCAATGCGACGAAGGCGCAGGATGACGAGGCGAAGCGAGAGGCAGTCTAG